One Anolis carolinensis isolate JA03-04 chromosome 4, rAnoCar3.1.pri, whole genome shotgun sequence DNA window includes the following coding sequences:
- the mettl13 gene encoding eEF1A lysine and N-terminal methyltransferase, whose amino-acid sequence MAELRLLPRRAQDFASADFWERFFRERGGRAFEWYGAWKSLRAPLERYLRPRDSILVVGCGNSELSEELYDEGYQDIINVDISELVVKQMQERSVHLRPKMTYMVMDVLQMDFPDGHFQVVLDKGTLDALLTDAEEMSLRRAERMFAEIGRVLRFGGRYLCVSLAQAHVLKAAVEHFYQQGWMVRIHQVSSNETDTSEGEFALPVFVYVMTKIKPVPGSTLCILELCTEEQHKPVRFSSTQHLIEAVEERQQYCLLRSQLRRNPSAGTICLDLCSKDTDTSQVRYTLHVVHNPTVKVSRDNQFAIFIIPQGRENEWLFGTEAGRKQLAASAGFWRLVTVVLHRDQQYEDMGTIQAELSEKVMELAPPGLPAQQQVPFLSVDGDIGMRTIQHRATSPCSGEYIIEDVKGDGAHYFRHLIFLSNRNVVQSEARLSSRTSHKGNKKHKKKKSASSSSQKEPIDVSANPSIDKTYLCCAHHRTMIAGLCLLKNPECLPETRIRVLVIGLGGGSLPLFIHDYFLQCCIDVVEIDPAMLEVATHWFGFSQDDRLKVHIADGLAYVASLGTKASSSYDVIMFDVDSKDPTLGMSCPPPAFVEKSFLQKARSLLKMEGIFILNLVCRDSLLRDAVLATLKEIFPFLYTCKIEEEVNEILFCQQQARHKLSPAEVQETAQILEKALRQPGWAWDSTYVLADVLETVRLV is encoded by the exons ATCCTTGTTGTTGGTTGTGGAAACTCAGAACTGAGTGAGGAGCTCTATGATGAAGGTTATCAAGATATCATCAATGTGGACATAAGTGAATTGGTTGTAAAACAGATGCAGGAACGCAGTGTTCATCTAAGACCCAAGATGACCTACATGGTTATGGATGTGCTGCAGATGGATTTCCCTGATGGGCACTTCCAAGTGGTGCTGGACAAAGGCACTCTTGATGCTCTGCTGACTGATGCGGAAGAAATGAGTCTGAGACGGGCTGAAAGAATGTTTGCTGAAATCGGTCGGGTTCTGCGGTTTGGGGGGCGTTATCTTTGTGTCTCCTTGGCACAAGCACATGTGTTGAAAGCAGCTGTGGAACATTTCTACCAGCAAGGCTGGATGGTTCGAATACATCAAGTCTCCAGCAATGAAACAGACACTTCAGAAGGAGAGTTTGCCCTTCCTGTCTTTGTCTATGTTATGACAAAGATAAAGCCTGTCCCAGGCTCAACTCTGTGCATCCTAGAACTGTGTACTGAAGAACAGCACAAACCTGTCCGGTTCAGCAGCACTCAACATCTGATTGAGGCAGTAGAAGAGAGACAACAATATTGTTTGTTACGGAGTCAGCTCAGAAGAAATCCCAGTGCAGGGACCATCTGTCTCGATCTCTGCAGCAAAGATACCGATACCAGCCAAGTCCGCTATACTTTACATGTTGTACACAACCCAACCGTGAAAGTGTCCCGTGACAATCAATTTGCCATCTTCATCA TACCACAgggaagagaaaatgaatggCTATTTGGGACAGAAGCAGGACGGAAGCAATTGGCTGCAAGTGCTGGGTTCTGGCGTTTAGTAACTGTGGTCTTACACAGAGATCAGCAGTATGAAGACATGGGAACCATCCAGGCAGAACTGTCAGAAAAGGTGATGGAGTTGGCCCCACCTGGACTTCCAGCCCAGCAGCAG GTACCCTTTCTGTCAGTGGATGGAGACATTGGGATGCGCACCATCCAACATCGTGCTACTAGCCCCTGTAGTGGGGAATATATTATTGAAGATGTGAAAGGAGATGGTGCCCACTACTTCCGCCACCTCATCTTCCTCAGCAACAGGAATGTGGTGCAGTCAGAAGCAAGGCTGTCATCCAGGACATCCCATAAAG GGAATAAGAAgcacaaaaagaagaaaagtgcATCTTCCAGTAGCCAAAAGGAACCCATTGATGTATCAGCCAATCCGTCTATTGACAAAACCTACCTGTGTTGTGCTCATCACAGAACCATGATTGCTGGACTCTGTCTTCTGAAAAATCCCGAATGCCTCCCAG AAACCCGGATCCGTGTGTTAGTTATTGGCCTGGGTGGTGGCAGCCTGCCTCTCTTCATCCATGATTACTTCTTGCAATGCTGTATTGATGTGGTGGAGATTGACCCAGCCATGCTGGAAGTTGCTACACACTGGTTTGGCTTCTCTCAAGATGACAGGCTCAAAGTTCACATTGCGGATGGCTTAGCCTATGTTGCCAGCCTTGGAACAAAAG CTTCATCTTCCTATGATGTTATCATGTTTGATGTGGACAGCAAAGACCCTACCTTAGGAATGAGCTGCCCACCACCAGCTTTTGTGGAGAAGTCTTTTCTTCAGAAAGCAAGGTCCCTTTTAAAAATGGAAG GCATTTTTATTCTCAATTTGGTGTGCCGAGACTCCCTGCTTCGAGATGCTGTCTTAGCTACCCTTAAAGAGATTTTCCCTTTCCTCTATACCTGTAAGATTGAAGAGGAAGTCAATGAGATCCTGTTCTGCCAGCAACAGGCAAGGCACAAACTGTCTCCAGCAGAAGTCCAAGAGACAGCTCAGATTCTTGAGAAGGCATTAAGGCAACCTGGTTGGGCATGGGATAGCACTTATGTATTGGCTGATGTGCTGGAAACAGTGAGATTGGTGTGA